One window from the genome of Macaca fascicularis isolate 582-1 chromosome 7, T2T-MFA8v1.1 encodes:
- the CBLN3 gene encoding cerebellin-3 isoform X2, which produces MLGAKPHWLPGPLHSPGLPLALVLLALGAGWAQEGSEPVLLEGECLVVCEPGRAAAGGPGGAALGEAPPGRVAFAAVRSHHHEPAGETGNGTSGAIYFDQVSLMLNTWPVISAFANDPDVTREAATSSVLLPLDPGDRVSLRLRRGNLLGGWKYSSFSGFLIFPL; this is translated from the exons ATGTTGGGAGCCAAGCCACACTGGCTACCAGGTCCCCTACACAGTCCCGGGCTTCCCTTGGCTCTGGTGCTTCTGGCCCTGGGGGCCGGGTGGGCCCAGGAGGGGTCAGAGCCCGTCCTGCTGGAGGGGGAGTGCCTTGTGGTCTGTGAGCCTGGGCGAGCTGCCGCAGGGGGGCCCGGAGGAGCAGCCCTGGGAGAGGCGCCCCCTGGGCGAGTGGCATTTGCTGCAGTCCGAAGCCACCACCATGAGCCAGCAGGGGAAACCGGCAATGGCACCAGTGGGGCCATCTACTTCGACCAG GTGAGCCTGATGCTGAACACGTGGCCTGTCATCTCAGCCTTTGCCAATGACCCTGATGTGACCCGGGAGGCAGCCACCAGCTCTGTGCTACTGCCCTTGGACCCCGGGGACCGAGTGTCTCTGCGCCTGCGTCGGGGAAATCTACTGGGTGGCTGGAAATACTCAAGTTTCTCTGGCTTCCTCATCTTCCCTCTCTGA
- the CBLN3 gene encoding cerebellin-3 isoform X1, which translates to MLGAKPHWLPGPLHSPGLPLALVLLALGAGWAQEGSEPVLLEGECLVVCEPGRAAAGGPGGAALGEAPPGRVAFAAVRSHHHEPAGETGNGTSGAIYFDQVLVNEGGGFDRASGSFVAPVRGVYSFRFHVVKVYNRQTVQVSLMLNTWPVISAFANDPDVTREAATSSVLLPLDPGDRVSLRLRRGNLLGGWKYSSFSGFLIFPL; encoded by the exons ATGTTGGGAGCCAAGCCACACTGGCTACCAGGTCCCCTACACAGTCCCGGGCTTCCCTTGGCTCTGGTGCTTCTGGCCCTGGGGGCCGGGTGGGCCCAGGAGGGGTCAGAGCCCGTCCTGCTGGAGGGGGAGTGCCTTGTGGTCTGTGAGCCTGGGCGAGCTGCCGCAGGGGGGCCCGGAGGAGCAGCCCTGGGAGAGGCGCCCCCTGGGCGAGTGGCATTTGCTGCAGTCCGAAGCCACCACCATGAGCCAGCAGGGGAAACCGGCAATGGCACCAGTGGGGCCATCTACTTCGACCAG GTCCTGGTGAATGAGGGCGGTGGCTTTGACCGGGCCTCCGGCTCCTTCGTAGCCCCTGTCCGGGGTGTCTACAGCTTCCGGTTCCATGTGGTGAAAGTGTACAACCGCCAAACTGTCCAG GTGAGCCTGATGCTGAACACGTGGCCTGTCATCTCAGCCTTTGCCAATGACCCTGATGTGACCCGGGAGGCAGCCACCAGCTCTGTGCTACTGCCCTTGGACCCCGGGGACCGAGTGTCTCTGCGCCTGCGTCGGGGAAATCTACTGGGTGGCTGGAAATACTCAAGTTTCTCTGGCTTCCTCATCTTCCCTCTCTGA